A window of the Streptomyces sp. NBC_01351 genome harbors these coding sequences:
- a CDS encoding SpoIIE family protein phosphatase: MPSARPGGEKAHGPFWSEPGTLLEHVPVAVFGIDDRDHVCYWGPGARDLFGYDSTAVLAKPGAVLFADGPPPGDSDACARLTERGRTLGYWRGRLTARHRDGTVFDCGFRVFSVTGAGGPSVVMVLASRSDELDRVKTNLAFLDALFETCPIGLVMLDPDLRYVHLNQALADMDGLPIEAHLGLHMDEVMIMSDGGEYQRMLRAVALGGAPVVGALVGMRPRGHPDRDQVRSVSFFALSQAVGSRPGVGGLMVDVTDREQAILEATASRRRLALLDGASTRIGTTLDVNVTAQELVDASMPDFCDGGVVEVVEWMDEAEDFDPARPLFTRRIASGTILPPPATELVSGVETVRYPPGSVIHDMLRTGRAISAVVNEEFLARTVLIESRARLFAESGLACVLVAPLIARGTVQGIAMFGRSAGRPAFTRDDVSLASELSSRAAICLDNARLYSRVQDIALTLQRALLPSALATSPYVEVAHRYVPGSRITEVGGDWYDVINLPDGRVVLVVGDVMGHGVSAAAAMGRLRITTKALARHDSEPAELLTELDACAQEAGIELATCLYIVYDPNSGRARIASAGHPPPLVLRPDGTVETIDDVLGVPLGVGGCPFRTIEIELPENAILALYTDGLIEARGQDIEAGLEALRAELGRAPAALEAMADRILASLLPTPPADDTVLVLARVRRAPRERRH; this comes from the coding sequence GTGCCATCGGCTCGGCCGGGGGGCGAGAAGGCTCACGGCCCGTTCTGGTCCGAGCCGGGGACGCTGCTGGAGCATGTGCCCGTGGCCGTCTTCGGCATCGATGACCGCGACCACGTCTGTTACTGGGGGCCTGGCGCGAGGGACCTCTTCGGGTACGACTCCACCGCCGTCCTGGCGAAGCCCGGCGCCGTTCTCTTCGCCGACGGGCCGCCCCCTGGCGACTCCGATGCGTGCGCCCGGCTGACGGAGCGGGGCCGGACCCTGGGGTACTGGAGGGGCCGGCTGACGGCACGGCATCGTGACGGCACGGTCTTCGACTGCGGCTTCCGGGTGTTTTCCGTGACCGGAGCCGGAGGACCTTCGGTGGTGATGGTCCTCGCGAGCCGCAGCGACGAGCTTGATCGGGTCAAGACCAACCTCGCCTTCCTCGACGCCCTCTTCGAGACCTGCCCCATCGGTCTCGTCATGCTCGACCCGGACCTCCGGTACGTCCACCTCAACCAGGCGCTCGCCGACATGGACGGACTTCCGATCGAGGCGCACCTCGGGCTGCACATGGACGAAGTCATGATCATGTCCGACGGCGGCGAGTACCAGCGCATGCTCCGCGCGGTCGCCCTGGGCGGTGCGCCGGTCGTGGGGGCGCTGGTGGGTATGCGTCCGCGGGGGCATCCGGACCGTGACCAGGTGCGTTCGGTGAGCTTCTTTGCCCTGAGCCAGGCGGTCGGCTCGCGCCCCGGAGTGGGTGGGCTGATGGTGGATGTGACGGACCGGGAACAGGCCATCCTGGAAGCCACCGCCAGCCGTCGAAGGCTGGCGCTGCTGGACGGGGCCTCCACTCGCATCGGGACCACCCTGGACGTGAACGTCACCGCCCAGGAGCTGGTGGACGCGTCAATGCCGGACTTCTGCGACGGCGGCGTGGTCGAAGTCGTGGAGTGGATGGACGAGGCAGAGGATTTTGACCCGGCGCGGCCGCTGTTCACCCGCCGGATCGCCTCCGGGACGATCCTGCCCCCACCGGCCACCGAGCTTGTGAGCGGAGTGGAGACGGTGCGGTATCCGCCCGGCTCCGTCATCCACGACATGCTGCGAACCGGCCGTGCCATCTCCGCCGTGGTGAACGAGGAGTTCCTGGCCCGGACCGTCCTCATCGAGTCACGGGCACGGCTCTTCGCCGAGAGCGGGTTGGCCTGCGTCCTCGTCGCCCCGCTCATCGCCAGGGGCACGGTCCAGGGAATCGCCATGTTCGGCCGGTCCGCGGGCCGGCCGGCCTTCACCCGGGACGATGTCAGCCTGGCCAGTGAGCTCTCCTCACGTGCTGCGATCTGCTTGGACAACGCGCGTCTGTACAGCCGCGTCCAGGACATCGCCCTCACCCTGCAGCGGGCGTTGTTGCCCAGCGCGTTGGCGACCAGCCCGTACGTGGAAGTGGCCCACCGGTACGTACCCGGCAGTCGGATCACCGAGGTCGGCGGCGACTGGTACGACGTGATCAATCTGCCGGACGGCCGGGTCGTTCTCGTGGTGGGCGATGTGATGGGGCACGGGGTGTCGGCCGCCGCCGCCATGGGCCGCCTTCGTATCACCACCAAGGCTCTGGCCAGGCACGACAGCGAGCCTGCCGAGCTGCTCACCGAGCTGGACGCGTGCGCCCAGGAGGCCGGCATCGAGCTGGCGACGTGCCTGTACATCGTCTACGACCCGAACAGCGGACGCGCCCGCATCGCCAGCGCCGGCCACCCCCCGCCGCTGGTGCTCCGGCCGGACGGGACAGTGGAGACCATCGACGACGTCCTCGGAGTCCCTCTCGGCGTCGGCGGCTGTCCTTTCCGGACGATCGAGATCGAACTCCCCGAAAACGCGATCCTCGCCCTGTACACCGACGGCCTCATCGAGGCACGCGGCCAGGACATCGAGGCCGGCCTGGAAGCATTGCGCGCCGAACTGGGCAGAGCCCCGGCGGCGTTGGAAGCAATGGCGGACCGTATTCTCGCGAGCCTGCTCCCCACCCCGCCGGCCGACGACACGGTTCTCGTCCTCGCCCGCGTCCGCCGCGCCCCTCGAGAGCGTCGTCATTGA
- a CDS encoding DUF2254 domain-containing protein — MMSWAARFRLRQYAKASLWIIPLIGLLLGAVLAEWVAGVHRAGWLPDDWQYSATTASTVLSSVVGSMVALLGFVVTIGVLVVQQATGTLSPRYMRLWYRDRLQKAVLATFTGTFAYAFSLLRKIESDTVPDLGVTLSGVAVSVSLMLLLIYLNRFTHNLRPVAIADLVGRLGEKVLIRATERIHRSSARDEASLAPAGPVTHIRSERGGVIQAFDAAGLIATAVRHDCVLVLAHQVGDFVPPGTTLVEAHGSARAPDPRRVTGLVALGTERTIEQDPAFALRILVDIAIRALSPAVNDPTTAVQVLNHIDTFLHVVGRARLRGRYVLADDEGRPRLVVPGRGWEDYLLLGVTEIREYGATSLQVCRRLRALLDDLLETQPAERLPAVRAELALLEESVRRAFTDPARRASAQTADRQGIGGGRRPRSEPSR, encoded by the coding sequence ATGATGTCCTGGGCGGCGCGCTTCCGGCTGCGGCAGTACGCCAAGGCAAGCCTGTGGATCATCCCCCTGATCGGACTCCTGCTGGGGGCGGTGCTCGCCGAGTGGGTTGCCGGTGTGCACAGGGCGGGCTGGCTGCCGGACGACTGGCAGTACTCCGCGACGACTGCGAGCACTGTGCTCAGCTCGGTCGTCGGATCCATGGTCGCGCTGCTGGGGTTCGTCGTGACGATCGGGGTACTCGTCGTCCAGCAGGCCACCGGAACGCTGTCCCCGCGCTACATGCGCCTGTGGTACCGCGACCGGCTGCAGAAGGCCGTCCTGGCCACGTTCACCGGAACGTTCGCGTACGCCTTTTCCCTGTTGCGCAAAATCGAGTCGGACACCGTCCCCGACCTGGGGGTGACCCTGTCCGGCGTGGCCGTCTCCGTCAGCCTCATGCTTCTGCTGATCTACCTCAACCGGTTCACCCACAACCTCCGGCCCGTGGCCATCGCGGACCTGGTGGGGCGCTTGGGCGAGAAGGTGCTCATCCGTGCGACGGAACGCATCCACCGCTCCTCGGCACGCGACGAGGCTTCCCTGGCGCCTGCCGGTCCGGTGACCCACATCCGGTCCGAACGGGGCGGAGTCATCCAGGCGTTCGACGCGGCGGGGCTGATCGCCACCGCCGTCCGCCACGACTGCGTCCTCGTCCTGGCCCACCAGGTCGGCGACTTCGTACCGCCCGGCACCACCCTCGTCGAGGCCCACGGCTCCGCGCGGGCGCCCGACCCACGGCGGGTGACCGGGCTCGTCGCCCTCGGAACCGAGCGCACCATCGAGCAGGATCCCGCCTTCGCCCTGCGCATCCTCGTCGACATAGCCATCCGTGCCCTCTCTCCCGCCGTGAACGACCCCACGACCGCCGTGCAGGTGCTCAACCACATCGACACGTTCCTGCACGTGGTCGGCCGGGCCCGGCTCCGCGGCCGGTACGTGCTCGCCGACGACGAGGGCCGGCCCCGGCTGGTGGTGCCGGGCCGCGGCTGGGAGGATTACCTGCTGCTCGGCGTCACCGAAATCCGTGAGTACGGGGCCACGTCCCTCCAGGTGTGCAGGCGGCTCCGCGCGCTGCTGGACGACCTGCTCGAAACCCAGCCGGCCGAGCGTCTGCCGGCGGTACGCGCGGAGCTTGCCCTCCTCGAGGAATCCGTCCGGCGGGCTTTCACCGACCCCGCCCGCCGCGCCAGCGCGCAGACGGCCGACCGGCAGGGTATCGGCGGTGGGCGGCGGCCCCGGAGCGAGCCCTCCCGATGA
- a CDS encoding glycoside hydrolase family 15 protein, translating to MADYPLIENHGLIGDLQTAALVTTDGTIDWFCCPRFDSPSVFGALLDWEKGGHFTVRPADETYTTKQLYLPDTAILVTRFMTESGAGEVVDFMPVTGTTATDRHCLVRMLRCVRGSMTFQIDIAPRFDYGRKPHTLHITTNGAVFASDDLELTLSVVREPEDERVVHRLTGEHDLRVSLALEAGQQRGLVMESAAQGPPREIRVAEFQELFDDTRQFWRSWLHQSRYTGRWREMVERSAVTLKLMTYAPSGALVAAPTAGLPEQLGGERNWDYRFTWIRDASFSVYALLGLGFTEEARAFIGWLGDRVKEKAGSNTDTGPLNIMYRVDGSSDLYEETLDHWEGYQGSAPVRIGNGAATQLQLDIYGEALDSISFAHQHGIHLDIQGWTSLRTLLDWLVDHWDQAGEGLWETRGGRQHFTYGRVMSWVAFDRALRLAVAHGRPAESGRWAAERDNIYGQILAKGWDPDRKAFVQHYGSDVLDSSLLRMPTVGFITPDDPMWTSTLDAMDRELVSDSLVYRYNPEASPDGLRGSEGTFSLCTFMYVDALARAGRADQARLVLEKMMTYANHLGLYSEEIALTGRQLGNFPQAFTHLALIDAAITLDETLNRMRQGSS from the coding sequence ATGGCTGACTATCCGCTGATCGAAAATCATGGCCTGATCGGTGATCTGCAGACCGCGGCGTTGGTGACCACGGACGGTACGATCGACTGGTTCTGCTGCCCGCGATTCGATTCGCCCAGCGTGTTCGGGGCTCTTCTCGACTGGGAGAAGGGCGGGCATTTCACGGTCAGACCGGCGGACGAGACGTACACCACGAAGCAGTTGTACCTGCCGGACACCGCGATTCTCGTGACGCGATTCATGACCGAGTCCGGTGCCGGCGAGGTGGTCGACTTCATGCCGGTGACCGGAACGACAGCCACGGACCGCCACTGCCTGGTCCGCATGCTCCGGTGCGTACGCGGCAGCATGACGTTCCAGATCGACATCGCCCCACGGTTCGACTACGGCCGCAAGCCCCACACACTGCACATCACCACGAACGGAGCGGTGTTCGCCTCGGACGACCTGGAACTCACCCTCAGCGTGGTGCGGGAGCCGGAGGACGAACGGGTGGTGCACAGGCTCACCGGCGAGCACGACCTGCGGGTCTCGCTCGCGCTCGAGGCCGGACAACAGCGGGGTCTGGTCATGGAGTCGGCCGCGCAGGGGCCGCCGCGCGAGATCCGCGTCGCCGAGTTCCAGGAGCTCTTCGACGACACCAGGCAGTTCTGGCGGTCGTGGCTCCACCAGTCCCGGTACACGGGCCGATGGCGCGAGATGGTGGAACGCTCCGCCGTGACGCTGAAGTTGATGACGTACGCACCCAGCGGCGCCCTGGTGGCCGCCCCCACGGCGGGCCTGCCGGAACAGTTGGGCGGCGAACGGAACTGGGACTACCGGTTCACCTGGATCCGTGACGCGTCCTTCTCCGTGTACGCGCTGCTGGGACTGGGGTTCACGGAGGAGGCGAGGGCATTCATCGGCTGGCTGGGCGACCGGGTGAAGGAGAAGGCCGGCAGCAACACCGACACCGGACCGCTGAACATCATGTACCGGGTGGACGGTTCCTCCGATCTCTACGAAGAGACCTTGGATCACTGGGAGGGATACCAGGGATCCGCCCCGGTGCGCATAGGCAACGGCGCGGCGACCCAGTTGCAGCTGGACATCTACGGCGAGGCACTCGACAGCATCTCCTTCGCCCACCAGCACGGCATCCACCTGGACATCCAGGGCTGGACATCGCTGCGCACCCTGCTGGACTGGCTCGTGGACCACTGGGACCAGGCCGGTGAGGGGCTGTGGGAGACCCGCGGCGGGCGCCAGCACTTCACCTACGGCCGGGTGATGTCCTGGGTTGCGTTCGACCGCGCGCTGCGGCTGGCGGTCGCCCACGGGCGGCCGGCCGAGAGCGGCCGCTGGGCCGCCGAGCGCGACAACATCTACGGGCAGATCCTGGCGAAGGGCTGGGACCCCGACCGCAAGGCCTTCGTCCAGCACTACGGCAGCGATGTGCTCGACTCGTCGCTGCTGCGGATGCCGACGGTGGGTTTCATCACGCCGGACGACCCGATGTGGACGTCCACCTTGGACGCGATGGACCGGGAGCTGGTCAGCGACAGCCTGGTCTACCGCTACAACCCCGAGGCGTCGCCCGACGGTCTGCGCGGCTCCGAAGGAACCTTCTCCCTGTGCACCTTCATGTACGTCGACGCCCTGGCACGGGCCGGGCGGGCCGATCAGGCCAGGCTCGTGCTCGAGAAGATGATGACGTACGCCAACCACCTGGGCCTGTACTCCGAGGAGATCGCCCTGACGGGCCGGCAGCTCGGCAACTTCCCGCAGGCGTTCACCCACCTGGCGCTCATCGATGCGGCCATCACCTTGGATGAGACCTTGAACCGCATGCGGCAGGGCAGCAGCTAG
- a CDS encoding cation:proton antiporter — MSEDDILLGIALVVALAAACQILAGKLRVPALILLLPVGFAAGALTDVVHPDQLIGEEFSALVSLSVAVILYDAGLGLDLRNLTGHPRAIVGRLLLFGVALTFLGVCAVAPALFGMSLRVSAMVGMILVVSGPTVVGPLLQYVRPTDKVRRLLIWEGTLTDPIGAILGALVFHAIATTHQIDIGRGYQIGQFLISMAVGLVGGAVGVALLWLTLRVLRLGETLGTLAQLATVIAVSAGCDIVRDDTGLIAAIVTGMAAANIRGFDMPARRPFFETLVQLIIGLLFISISSSVTPASLTPVLLPTLVLVAFLVLVVRPLVAFTATMGKDMTLGERAFTGWMAPRGIVAASTAAAFSATLVQLGLRGASKILPITFLVIVSTVVLYALTAGPVARRLGVATPNRTRPLLVGGAPWVIALGRTLQSAGLDVQMWAGLDEERERIKDAGIKLARGDLLATATNPRARLEGVNAVFLLTDDDDFNALASVLVEDNVEGPVYRVGPPHQSHGVVAPYTGGAVLFGGSLVRHVLAARYEQGARFLVQPASDQLPPGHETLFVVRDDGRLAPVDETQAVIPQEGDLVVLLGPVPSPPD, encoded by the coding sequence GTGAGCGAGGACGACATCCTCCTCGGCATCGCCCTGGTCGTGGCCCTGGCCGCCGCCTGCCAGATCCTCGCCGGCAAACTGCGCGTCCCCGCGCTGATCCTGCTGCTGCCGGTCGGTTTCGCCGCGGGCGCCCTGACCGACGTCGTCCATCCGGACCAGCTGATCGGGGAGGAGTTCTCCGCCCTGGTGTCCCTGTCCGTGGCGGTGATCCTCTACGACGCCGGGCTCGGCCTGGACCTGCGCAACCTCACCGGCCACCCCCGCGCGATCGTGGGCAGGCTGCTGCTTTTCGGAGTCGCCCTTACCTTCCTCGGCGTCTGTGCCGTCGCCCCGGCCCTGTTCGGCATGTCGCTCAGGGTGTCCGCGATGGTAGGCATGATCCTCGTCGTGTCGGGGCCCACGGTCGTGGGGCCCCTGCTCCAGTACGTGCGGCCGACGGACAAGGTACGGCGCCTGCTGATCTGGGAAGGGACGCTGACCGACCCGATCGGCGCCATCCTCGGGGCCCTCGTCTTCCACGCCATCGCCACGACGCACCAGATCGACATCGGTCGCGGGTACCAGATCGGCCAGTTCCTCATCAGCATGGCAGTCGGCCTCGTGGGCGGAGCCGTCGGGGTCGCGCTGCTGTGGCTGACCCTGCGCGTGCTCCGGCTCGGTGAGACGCTCGGGACCCTGGCGCAACTGGCCACGGTGATCGCCGTTTCGGCAGGATGCGACATCGTCCGCGACGACACCGGGCTCATCGCCGCGATCGTCACCGGTATGGCCGCGGCCAACATCCGGGGCTTCGACATGCCCGCCCGTCGGCCCTTCTTCGAGACACTGGTCCAGCTGATCATCGGCCTGCTGTTCATCTCCATCTCGTCCAGCGTCACCCCGGCCTCCCTGACGCCCGTGCTCCTTCCCACGCTCGTCCTGGTCGCGTTCCTCGTCCTCGTGGTGCGGCCGCTTGTGGCATTCACCGCCACCATGGGCAAGGACATGACCCTGGGGGAACGGGCCTTCACGGGATGGATGGCCCCGCGGGGCATCGTCGCGGCCTCCACCGCGGCGGCCTTCTCCGCGACCCTCGTCCAACTGGGGCTGCGCGGCGCTTCCAAAATCCTTCCCATCACCTTCCTCGTGATCGTCTCGACGGTCGTGCTGTACGCCCTGACCGCCGGCCCCGTGGCCCGGCGGCTCGGCGTCGCCACGCCGAACCGCACACGGCCCCTCCTGGTGGGCGGCGCTCCGTGGGTGATTGCACTGGGAAGAACCCTGCAGTCGGCGGGGCTCGACGTGCAGATGTGGGCGGGACTGGACGAGGAGCGCGAACGGATCAAGGACGCCGGAATCAAACTGGCCAGAGGGGACCTGCTGGCGACGGCCACCAACCCCAGGGCGCGGCTGGAGGGAGTCAACGCCGTCTTCCTGCTCACCGATGACGACGACTTCAACGCGCTCGCCTCGGTGCTGGTCGAGGACAACGTCGAGGGACCCGTCTACCGGGTCGGACCGCCCCACCAGAGCCACGGTGTCGTCGCGCCCTACACGGGCGGCGCAGTCCTGTTCGGCGGTTCACTCGTCAGACACGTCCTGGCGGCACGGTACGAGCAGGGCGCCCGGTTCCTGGTGCAGCCCGCGTCCGATCAGCTCCCGCCGGGACATGAAACGCTGTTCGTGGTCCGCGACGACGGCCGGCTGGCGCCGGTGGACGAGACGCAGGCCGTCATCCCGCAAGAGGGCGACCTCGTCGTTCTCCTCGGCCCCGTACCGTCTCCTCCCGACTAG
- a CDS encoding cytochrome d ubiquinol oxidase subunit II — protein sequence MIADVVAFAMLLAVTAYACAGGTDYGAGFWDLAAGGAERGKRPRWLIDHAMAPVWEVNNVWLIFALIIMWTGFPVLFQTVFTAMWLPLALAALGMVLRGAGFALRKPSRRLARRRLYGAAFAIASLLTPFFLGVAVGAIATGRVAPGTEASADAWATSASLLFGLFTVAATALLGAVFLTADAARFDAPDLVGYFRLRALLSLVAVALVAVGVLLVTRGDAPHVWHGLTHGAGLALAVVSALFFAATAVLVLRREARWARFSAVGLVAAAVFAWGLAQRPYLIPTSLTVADAAGDSQTLTWLSVVSLVALLLVAPAVFLLYWMDTHGELEPLTESDLRRTRPAQGDGADGD from the coding sequence GTGATCGCCGACGTCGTCGCTTTCGCGATGCTGCTCGCCGTGACCGCCTACGCCTGCGCCGGCGGAACCGACTACGGGGCCGGCTTCTGGGACCTGGCGGCCGGCGGAGCCGAGCGCGGCAAGCGCCCCAGATGGCTGATCGATCACGCCATGGCCCCCGTGTGGGAGGTCAACAACGTCTGGCTGATCTTCGCCCTCATCATCATGTGGACCGGATTCCCCGTGCTGTTCCAGACCGTGTTCACCGCGATGTGGCTTCCCCTGGCGCTGGCTGCCCTCGGGATGGTCCTGCGCGGTGCCGGATTCGCGCTGCGCAAGCCCAGCCGCCGACTGGCCCGGCGGCGCCTCTACGGTGCCGCGTTCGCCATCGCCTCCTTGCTCACCCCGTTCTTCCTCGGGGTGGCCGTCGGCGCCATCGCCACCGGCCGGGTCGCACCGGGCACCGAAGCCTCGGCGGACGCCTGGGCCACCTCGGCGTCCCTCCTGTTCGGACTCTTCACCGTCGCCGCGACCGCGCTCCTCGGCGCCGTGTTCCTGACCGCCGACGCCGCCCGCTTCGACGCACCCGACCTCGTCGGCTACTTCCGGCTCCGCGCCCTCCTCAGTCTCGTCGCGGTGGCCCTGGTGGCGGTGGGCGTGCTCCTCGTCACCCGCGGCGACGCCCCCCACGTCTGGCACGGACTCACCCACGGCGCGGGACTGGCGCTCGCGGTCGTGTCCGCCCTGTTCTTCGCCGCCACGGCGGTGCTCGTGCTGCGGAGGGAGGCCCGCTGGGCTCGCTTCAGCGCCGTAGGCCTCGTCGCCGCGGCCGTCTTCGCCTGGGGCCTCGCCCAGCGTCCCTACCTCATCCCCACGTCCCTGACCGTGGCGGACGCCGCGGGCGATTCCCAGACGCTGACCTGGCTGTCAGTGGTCAGCCTCGTCGCCCTGCTGCTCGTCGCCCCGGCAGTCTTCCTCCTCTACTGGATGGACACCCACGGCGAGCTGGAGCCCCTCACCGAGTCCGACCTGCGCCGGACCCGCCCCGCGCAGGGTGACGGAGCCGACGGCGACTGA
- a CDS encoding cytochrome ubiquinol oxidase subunit I, with the protein MHTTVHLLAADAPAQLLPARELMAFTLASHIILVPMGVALPLITLVMHYRGLRRNDATALLLARRWSAVMAVQFAIGVVTGTVLSFEFGLLWPGLMGKWGDVFGIGFGVEAWAFFLEAVLIAIYLYGWRRLKPRTHFLLGLPLPATALLGAFGILAANSWMNTPQGFSLDAQGNPVDVDVWKVIFTPMFGPQYWHFVVAMLVTAGYVVAGVYAVGWLRGRRDRYHRLGFAVPFTIAAAATPVQLVLGDSIARAVFHKQPVKFAAMEIVWETDSHVPEYLFGRLHPDGSISGGIKIPQLDSILAGFSPDTTVTGLTSVPASDRPNATQATIAHWAFDIMVGIGTLLVILALWYGLVWLRHRRLPASKWFYRSAACAGVGSVIAVECGWITTEVGRQPWIVYQNMRVAEAVTSTRSTTLWIMFGLVIVVYVFIFGAFLTVLLKMRDRWRLADEQTDGRPAEAPEAVTPYGPRPPVPAGDTRSSGDSGPTASGGDGP; encoded by the coding sequence ATGCACACCACGGTCCATCTGCTGGCGGCAGACGCCCCCGCCCAACTGCTCCCGGCCAGGGAGCTCATGGCGTTCACCCTCGCCTCCCACATCATCCTGGTGCCGATGGGAGTGGCACTGCCGCTCATCACCCTCGTCATGCACTACCGAGGCCTGCGTCGGAACGACGCCACAGCCCTGCTGCTGGCCCGGCGCTGGTCGGCCGTGATGGCGGTGCAGTTCGCGATCGGCGTCGTCACCGGCACTGTGCTTTCGTTCGAGTTCGGCCTGCTCTGGCCGGGGCTGATGGGCAAGTGGGGCGATGTCTTCGGCATCGGGTTCGGCGTCGAGGCCTGGGCATTCTTCCTCGAAGCAGTGCTCATCGCCATCTACCTGTACGGCTGGCGCAGGCTGAAGCCACGCACCCACTTCCTGCTCGGGCTGCCGCTGCCGGCCACAGCGCTGCTCGGGGCCTTCGGCATCCTGGCCGCCAACTCCTGGATGAACACCCCGCAGGGGTTCTCGCTCGACGCCCAGGGCAATCCCGTCGACGTGGACGTCTGGAAGGTCATCTTCACCCCGATGTTCGGGCCCCAGTACTGGCATTTCGTGGTGGCGATGCTGGTGACGGCGGGCTACGTCGTGGCAGGTGTCTACGCCGTCGGATGGCTTCGCGGCCGTCGGGACCGCTACCACCGGCTCGGCTTCGCGGTCCCCTTCACCATCGCCGCTGCGGCCACTCCGGTGCAGCTCGTGCTGGGCGACTCGATCGCCCGGGCGGTGTTCCACAAGCAGCCCGTGAAGTTCGCGGCGATGGAGATCGTCTGGGAGACCGACAGCCACGTTCCGGAGTACCTGTTCGGCCGCCTCCACCCGGACGGATCGATCTCCGGCGGTATCAAGATCCCCCAGCTCGACTCCATCCTGGCCGGGTTCAGCCCGGACACCACGGTGACCGGGCTGACCTCCGTACCGGCGAGCGACCGGCCGAACGCCACTCAGGCCACGATCGCCCACTGGGCCTTCGACATCATGGTCGGAATCGGCACTCTGCTGGTGATCCTCGCCCTCTGGTACGGCCTGGTCTGGCTGCGCCATCGCCGGCTGCCCGCCTCGAAGTGGTTCTACCGCAGCGCCGCCTGCGCCGGTGTCGGCTCCGTCATCGCCGTCGAATGCGGCTGGATCACGACGGAAGTGGGCCGCCAGCCCTGGATCGTCTACCAGAACATGCGCGTCGCCGAGGCCGTGACATCGACCCGTTCCACCACCCTCTGGATCATGTTCGGCCTGGTGATCGTGGTGTACGTGTTCATCTTCGGGGCGTTCCTCACCGTCCTGCTGAAGATGCGCGACCGCTGGCGACTGGCCGACGAGCAGACGGACGGGCGGCCGGCCGAGGCACCGGAGGCTGTCACCCCGTACGGCCCCCGCCCTCCCGTCCCGGCCGGCGACACCCGCTCCTCGGGAGACAGCGGGCCCACTGCGTCCGGGGGTGATGGGCCGTGA
- a CDS encoding SDR family oxidoreductase: protein MLKGQKALVTGANSGIGRATAIGLGRAGADVVVNYVAGAEEAEKVVAEIASFGVRAAAYEADVSQEDQVVAMMDRMVQEFGTIDILVANAGLQRDAPFEEMTLAQWQKVLDVNLTGQFLCAREATKEFLRRGVVPEVSRAAGKIICMSSVHQVIPWAGHANYASSKGGVQMLMATLAQELAPKKIRVNAIAPGAIKTPINRDAWETEDARKDLLRLIPYERIGEPEDIAHAAVALASDLMDYVVGTTLFVDGGMTLFPGFATGG, encoded by the coding sequence CTGCTCAAGGGCCAGAAGGCGCTGGTCACCGGTGCCAACAGCGGAATCGGAAGGGCAACGGCCATCGGCCTGGGCCGGGCCGGCGCCGATGTGGTCGTGAACTACGTGGCCGGCGCGGAAGAGGCCGAGAAAGTGGTCGCGGAAATCGCCTCGTTCGGCGTGCGCGCCGCCGCGTACGAGGCGGACGTGTCCCAGGAAGACCAGGTCGTGGCCATGATGGACCGGATGGTCCAGGAGTTCGGCACGATCGACATCCTGGTCGCCAACGCCGGACTGCAGCGCGACGCCCCGTTCGAGGAGATGACGCTCGCCCAGTGGCAGAAGGTGCTGGACGTCAACCTCACCGGCCAGTTCCTCTGCGCTCGCGAAGCGACGAAGGAGTTCCTGCGGCGCGGCGTCGTCCCGGAGGTGTCCCGTGCGGCCGGAAAGATCATCTGCATGAGCTCCGTCCACCAGGTCATTCCCTGGGCGGGGCACGCGAACTACGCCTCCTCCAAGGGGGGCGTGCAGATGCTGATGGCGACCCTGGCGCAGGAACTCGCGCCCAAGAAGATCCGGGTGAACGCGATCGCTCCCGGAGCCATCAAGACACCGATCAACCGGGACGCGTGGGAGACGGAGGACGCCCGGAAGGATCTGCTGCGGCTGATCCCGTACGAGCGCATCGGTGAGCCCGAGGACATCGCCCACGCGGCCGTCGCCCTCGCCTCCGACCTCATGGACTACGTCGTGGGCACCACGCTCTTCGTGGACGGTGGGATGACCCTCTTCCCCGGCTTCGCCACCGGCGGCTGA